One genomic window of Trichomycterus rosablanca isolate fTriRos1 chromosome 1, fTriRos1.hap1, whole genome shotgun sequence includes the following:
- the LOC134308991 gene encoding protocadherin alpha-C2-like, giving the protein MKTMGIHINAQCLRRYVLVIISFSAVIHASLAVIHYTIPEELEEGTVVANLATDLGLNLETLIQRKVRLEVIANQKYLDINKEKGELFILKKIDREHLCPAKTTTTCFLKMEVTVENPVRIFYIELEITDINDNNPHFRRDVIHLDILESTPAGERFSVSNAVDSDVGLNSVKTYYLSESEHFEIEIQSGRDGSKFADLILKKVLDRELQSVHNLILTAVDGGVPARSGTASIIVRVQDSNDNAPRFDQESYIINVTENSPIGSLVIKVNATDLDEGSNSDLTYSFGLYTSEKSQEAFKLNPKSGEIRVKEVINYEDFRIYDMEIIARDNGIRALSGQCKVTVMVTDINDNYPEISIRSFSNAVKEDTAVGTVIAVISVSDKDSGENGQIDLHISDELPFSLKESSVNYYELVVSETLDREKVSEYDITFTVTDRGIPQLSDNETLTLELLDVNDNVPKFPETFYTIKVEENNVPGALVGSITAIDPDLHENQYLVYFIVEKEVVNTSMSMLFSINPENGGLNALKTFDYEIEKEFQFHIEARDSGVPSLSSNVTVHIIITDQNDNTPVIVSPWRAHGSVVEERIPRSTDKGTLISKVIAIDTDSVHNSRITYQFLQNTDASLFSLDQYNGEIRTMRMFSYRDSRHQRLVVIAKDNGEPSLSATVTIKLSTVETVPKPYADMTKESLEYDLFSDLNLYLVIGLGSVSFLLLITIFVTIVLKCQKTKHTKAAPPSRNSVISERNSTIADSTLVSNDAYWYSLFLAETRKGKLVVRQPVPKGTRYVVSSIPRSTGLSEPSDSAASTLQYSK; this is encoded by the coding sequence ATGAAGACAATGGGAATTCATATTAACGCTCAGTGTTTGAGAAGGTACGTCCTGGTCATTATCTCATTCTCTGCTGTGATTCATGCATCGTTGGCTGTGATCCACTACACTATACCCGAAGAGCTGGAAGAAGGTACTGTAGTAGCAAATCTAGCTACCGATTTAGGACTAAATCTAGAGACTCTGATTCAACGAAAGGTTCGATTAGAAGTCATTGCAAATCAAAAATATCTTGACATAAACAAAGAGAAAGGGGAGCTCTTTATATTGAAAAAAATTGATCGTGAACATCTATGCCCTGCTAAGACAACGACGACTTGTTTTCTTAAAATGGAGGTGACAGTTGAAAATCCAGTGCGTATATTTTACATTGAATTAGAAATAACTGATATAAACGACAATAACCCCCATTTTCGACGAGATGTTATTCATCTGGATATCTTAGAATCCACACCTGCTGGTGAAAGATTTTCTGTGAGCAATGCGGTGGATTCCGACGTTGGCTTAAACTCGGTAAAAACATATTATTTAAGTGAAAGTGAACATTTTGAGATAGAGATACAGTCTGGGAGAGACGGTTCGAAATTTGCcgatttgattttaaaaaaggtaTTAGACCGTGAATTACAATCTGTCCACAATTTAATACTGACTGCTGTGGATGGTGGAGTTCCGGCGCGCTCAGGAACAGCTAGCATCATTGTAAGAGTGCAAGATTCAAATGACAACGCACCTAGGTTTGATCAAGAGAGCTACATAATAAATGTAACAGAGAACTCTCCCATAGGAAGTCTCGTCATTAAAGTAAATGCAACAGACCTAGATGAGGGCTCTAACTCTGATTTGACATACTCATTTGGTCTGTATACGTCAGAAAAATCTCAGGAGGCTTTTAAATTAAACCCTAAAAGTGGTGAGATACGAGTTAAAGAAGTAATTAATTACGAAGATTTCCGAATTTATGATATGGAGATTATAGCAAGGGATAATGGTATTCGTGCATTATCAGGTCAGTGTAAAGTAACTGTTATGGTTACAGACATAAATGACAATTACCCCGAAATTTCAATACGATCTTTTTCAAATGCGGTTAAAGAAGACACAGCTGTGGGCACAGTTATAGCAGTAATTAGTGTAAGTGATAAAGATTCTGGAGAAAATGGTCAAATTGATCTACACATTTCCGATGAATTGCCCTTTTCGTTAAAAGAGTCATCTGTCAACTATTATGAGCTTGTAGTATCTGAAACTTTGGATCGTGAAAAGGTTTCAGAATACGATATAACGTTTACTGTTACTGACAGGGGAATTCCTCAGTTATCTGATAATGAAACTCTTACTCTAGAACTGCTGGACGTTAACGATAACGTTCCAAAGTTTCCAGAAACGTTTTATACAATAAAAGTTGAAGAAAATAATGTACCTGGTGCTTTGGTAGGTTCCATAACAGCCATTGACCCAGATCTCCATGAAAATCAATATCTAGTGTATTTTATAGTTGAAAAAGAAGTAGTGAACACTTCAATGTCGATGCTGTTCTCTATTAACCCAGAGAACGGTGGACTTAACGCATTAAAAACTTTTGATTATGAGATAGAAAAAGAGTTCCAGTTTCACATTGAAGCCAGAGACTCTGGTGTTCCTTCACTCAGTAGTAACGTTACCGTTCACATTATTATCACGGACCAGAATGACAACACACCAGTTATAGTGTCACCATGGCGAGCGCACGGCTCAGTGGTGGAAGAAAGGATACCAAGATCCACAGATAAAGGAACTCTAATTTCCAAAGTTATTGCTATTGACACAGACTCAGTACACAACTCCCGTATTACCTACCAGTTTCTTCAGAATACTGATGCTTCTCTATTCAGTTTGGACCAGTACAACGGAGAGATCCGGACTATGAGGATGTTCAGTTACAGAGACTCACGCCACCAAAGGCTAGTGGTGATCGCCAAGGACAACGGAGAACCCTCTCTCTCTGCTACAGTTACCATCAAACTATCCACAGTGGAGACTGTACCTAAACCATATGCTGATATGACGAAGGAGTCATTAGAATATGACTTATTTTCTGATTTAAACTTGTATCTGGTGATCGGACTGGGATCTGTGTCCTTTTTGTTACTTATTACCATCTTTGTGACCATCGTACTAAAGTGTCAGAAAACAAAGCACACCAAAGCTGCTCCTCCCAGTAGGAACAGTGTGATCAGTGAGAGGAACTCTACAATCGCTGATTCAACTCTTGTTTCCAATGATGCCTACTGGTATAGCTTGTTTCTAGCTGAAACCAGAAAAGGAAAGCTGGTAGTTAGACAGCCTGTGCCAAAAGGGACAAGGTATGTTGTGTCCAGCATTCCAAGGAGCACAGGACTAAGCGAGCCTAGTGACTCAGCTGCATCCACTCTGCAG